In Daucus carota subsp. sativus chromosome 4, DH1 v3.0, whole genome shotgun sequence, one DNA window encodes the following:
- the LOC108218454 gene encoding beta-fructofuranosidase, insoluble isoenzyme 1, translating into MSSKISHKYHSYEYGSTSFLLVVLILFITTTTLYIHGVEASHDFHYNLQSVEAENVSQLHRTSYHFQPKQNWINDPNAPMYYNGIYHLFYQYNPKGAVWGNIVWAHSVSTDLINWKALEPAIVPSKPFDQYGCWSGSATILPGNKPVILYTGITEGPPKNVQVQNYAIPANLSDPYLREWIKPDNNPLVVANNGENGTAFRDPTTAWLSKSGYWKMLVGSRDNDTGIAYLYKSKDFVNWTKAKDPIHSKPETGMWECPDFFPVSLKGVNGLDASVTGEGVKHVLKVSLDVTRYEYYTVGTYVTEEDRYVPDNTSVDGWAGLRLDYGNFYASKSFFDPAKNRRVIWSWANESDTAAHDVAKGWAGIQLIPRTILLDPNGKQLMQWPVQELETLRGAKVVLTDKQMLVMGHRIEVNGITAAQADVEVTFSFGSLEKAEPFDPEWLEYDAQKICSLKGSTVQGGVGPFGLLTLASQELEEYTPVFFRVFKAQNTHKVLMCSDATRSSLTEGLYRPSFAGFVDVDIAADKQISLRSLIDNSVVESFGARGRTCISSRVYPTLAVYENAHLYVFNNGSETITVENLAAWSMKKPLHMN; encoded by the exons ATGAGTAGCAAAATATCCCATAAATATCATAGTTATGAATACGGGTCTACCTCATTTCTGCTAGTAGTACTCATCCTTTTCATCACTACAACCACATTGTACATTCATGGTGTCGAAGCGTCCCACGACTTTCATTATAATCTTCAGTCTGTTGAGGCTGAGAACGTATCGCAACTGCACAGAACTAGCTACCACTTTCAGCCTAAACAAAACTGGATTAATG ATCCAAATG CGCCAATGTATTACAACGGAATCTATCATCTTTTTTACCAATACAATCCCAAGGGTGCAGTATGGGGCAATATTGTATGGGCTCATTCGGTATCGACTGACTTGATCAACTGGAAAGCACTTGAGCCTGCCATCGTTCCTTCCAAGCCATTTGATCAATACGGGTGCTGGTCCGGTTCAGCAACTATTCTTCCTGGAAACAAGCCTGTGATACTCTACACTGGAATCACAGAAGGGCCGCCAAAAAATGTACAAGTTCAAAACTATGCTATTCCCGCCAACCTGTCTGATCCTTATCTCCGGGAATGGATCAAGCCTGACAACAACCCTTTAGTCGTTGCCAACAATGGCGAAAATGGCACGGCCTTTCGGGACCCCACCACAGCATGGTTGAGCAAAAGTGGATATTGGAAAATGTTGGTGGGTAGCAGGGACAATGACACTGGAATTGCTTATTTGTACAAAAGTAAAGATTTTGTGAATTGGACTAAGGCGAAAGACCCGATTCATTCCAAGCCCGAGACTGGAATGTGGGAATGTCCTGATTTTTTTCCAGTGTCATTGAAGGGTGTGAATGGATTAGATGCATCGGTTACAGGAGAAGGTGTTAAGCATGTACTAAAGGTTAGCTTGGATGTCACAAGGTACGAGTATTACACTGTTGGAACTTATGTTACTGAAGAGGATAGGTATGTTCCGGATAATACATCGGTTGATGGTTGGGCTGGGTTGAGGTTGGATTATGGAAACTTTTATGCGTCCAAGTCTTTCTTTGATCCGGCTAAGAATCGGAGAGTTATATGGAGTTGGGCTAATGAATCTGACACTGCTGCACATGATGTTGCAAAGGGATGGGCCGGAATTCAG TTGATTCCACGAACAATTTTACTGGATCCAAATGGAAAACAGTTGATGCAGTGGCCAGTTCAAGAATTAGAAACACTGAGAGGGGCAAAAGTTGTATTAACTGATAAACAAATGCTCGTTATGGGGCATCGTATTGAAGTTAATGGAATAACAGCTGCACAG GCCGATGTTGAGGTGACATTCTCATTTGGAAGCTTGGAGAAAGCTGAGCCATTTGATCCAGAATGGCTAGAATATGATGCTCAAAAGATTTGCAGCCTCAAGGGTTCTACAGTTCAAGGTGGAGTTGGCCCATTTGGTCTCTTAACACTGGCATCACAAGAGCTAGAAGAATACACTCCTGTCTTCTTCAGAGTTTTCAAGGCACAAAACACGCATAAAGTCCTCATGTGCTCTGATGCAACACG GTCCTCGTTGACGGAAGGATTGTACAGGCCATCATTTGCAGGTTTTGTGGATGTTGATATAGCTGCTGATAAGCAAATCTCTCTTAGAAGCTTG ATTGATAATTCGGTTGTTGAAAGTTTTGGAGCTAGAGGAAGGACATGCATCTCATCCAGGGTGTATCCAACACTAGCAGTTTATGAGAATGCTCATTTATATGTCTTCAACAATGGCTCAGAGACTATTACCGTAGAGAATCTGGCTGCGTGGAGCATGAAGAAGCCCTTGCATATGAACTAA